Proteins encoded by one window of Streptomyces sp. NBC_01477:
- the rsmD gene encoding 16S rRNA (guanine(966)-N(2))-methyltransferase RsmD produces MTRVIAGAAGGRRLAVPPGTGTRPTSDRAKEGLFSTLLSLRGTLAGARVMDLYGGSGAVGLEALSRGAAHVLLAEADPLAARTIRENAAAIGLPGAEVRAGKAEKVVAGPPPAEPYDVVFLDPPYDVAGDALREILLTLLAGGWLAADTLVTVERRTRGGDFDWPAGFEGLRSRRYGEATLWYGRAAQVTAGS; encoded by the coding sequence ATGACGCGCGTGATCGCCGGAGCGGCCGGCGGCCGGCGCCTTGCCGTACCCCCGGGCACCGGCACCCGGCCCACCTCGGACCGGGCCAAGGAAGGCCTCTTCTCGACCCTGCTGTCGCTGCGCGGCACCCTGGCCGGGGCGAGGGTCATGGACCTGTACGGCGGTTCCGGCGCGGTCGGGCTGGAAGCGCTGTCGCGGGGCGCCGCCCACGTGCTGCTGGCCGAGGCCGACCCGCTCGCGGCCCGTACGATCCGCGAGAACGCCGCGGCGATCGGCCTGCCGGGCGCCGAGGTGCGGGCCGGGAAGGCCGAGAAGGTGGTGGCGGGACCACCGCCCGCGGAGCCGTACGACGTGGTCTTCCTCGACCCGCCCTACGACGTCGCCGGCGACGCTCTGCGGGAGATTCTGCTCACACTCCTGGCCGGTGGCTGGCTCGCGGCCGACACACTGGTCACCGTGGAACGCAGGACCCGGGGCGGTGACTTCGACTGGCCGGCCGGCTTCGAGGGGCTGCGCTCCCGGCGGTACGGCGAGGCGACACTTTGGTACGGTCGCGCCGCCCAAGTTACCGCCGGGTCATGA
- a CDS encoding ATP synthase F0 subunit B, whose product MDVQKKLDEIAAALTNARSMPMSASCVVNRAELLAMLDEVSAALPDSLAQAEGLLGDREQMVEQARAEAQRIIESAHAERGSLVSDTNIARQSKDEADRIVAEARREADEIRAEADDYVDSKLANFEVVLTKTIGSVDRGREKLLGRHPDFDEQGFPAEDDPDAPERSADPETLRRRADDYVDTKLGAFEAVLTKTLEAVGRGRLKLTGHNPIDDLAAQIAAADGTDGDPQQIHRQSDADYLAGLAAPAPEQADLAQYGYDPQPAVGEPRQDPGYGYQQQETYQQQGYGQETGDGYQQQEYAQQAGYADPYAPQPGYGQDAGYDYGQQQGYEQQPGYDQQQYPPQLPYQQQGQQQGQQYAQPAAALDETSFFDTGMIDLNRLRELEQGR is encoded by the coding sequence GTGGACGTCCAGAAGAAGCTCGATGAGATCGCGGCCGCGCTGACGAACGCCCGGTCGATGCCGATGTCGGCCTCCTGCGTGGTGAACCGGGCCGAGCTGCTTGCCATGCTCGACGAGGTGTCCGCCGCGCTGCCCGACTCCCTCGCCCAGGCCGAGGGTCTGCTCGGCGACCGCGAGCAGATGGTCGAACAGGCCAGGGCCGAGGCCCAGCGGATCATCGAGTCGGCGCACGCCGAACGCGGCTCGCTGGTCTCCGACACGAACATCGCCCGGCAGTCCAAGGACGAGGCCGACCGGATCGTCGCCGAGGCCCGCCGCGAGGCCGACGAGATCCGCGCCGAGGCCGACGACTACGTCGACAGCAAGCTCGCCAACTTCGAGGTGGTCCTCACCAAGACCATCGGCTCGGTCGACCGCGGCCGCGAGAAGCTGCTCGGCCGCCACCCCGACTTCGACGAGCAGGGCTTCCCGGCCGAGGACGACCCGGACGCCCCCGAGCGCAGCGCCGACCCCGAGACGCTGCGCCGCCGCGCCGACGACTACGTCGACACCAAGCTCGGCGCCTTCGAGGCGGTGCTCACCAAGACCCTGGAGGCGGTCGGCCGCGGCCGGCTCAAGCTCACCGGGCACAACCCGATCGACGACCTGGCCGCGCAGATCGCCGCCGCGGACGGCACCGACGGCGACCCGCAGCAGATCCACCGCCAGTCCGACGCCGACTACCTGGCGGGCCTCGCGGCCCCCGCGCCCGAGCAGGCCGACCTGGCGCAGTACGGCTACGACCCGCAGCCGGCCGTCGGCGAGCCCCGGCAGGATCCCGGCTACGGCTACCAGCAGCAGGAGACGTACCAGCAGCAGGGCTACGGCCAGGAGACCGGCGACGGCTACCAGCAGCAGGAGTACGCCCAGCAGGCCGGCTACGCGGACCCGTACGCCCCGCAGCCGGGCTACGGCCAGGACGCGGGCTACGACTACGGCCAGCAGCAGGGCTACGAGCAGCAGCCCGGCTACGACCAGCAGCAGTACCCGCCGCAGCTCCCGTACCAGCAGCAGGGGCAGCAGCAGGGACAGCAGTACGCGCAGCCGGCCGCCGCGCTGGACGAGACCAGCTTCTTCGACACCGGGATGATCGACCTCAACCGGCTGCGGGAGCTGGAGCAGGGCCGCTGA
- a CDS encoding YceD family protein, producing MNTRLDHRNPLVFDTHELGRRPGAMRKVSRSVPAPDDLGIIDVIGVPKGATVELDLRLESVMEGVLVTGTAHAPVTGECVRCLEPVERELDADFQEMFSYPDADTRTARRDEAGDDAEDEDAFELEDDLFDLEPVLRDAVVLALPMQPVCQDDCAGLCSTCGARLADDPDHHHAVTDIRWAALQDLTVDPKTQQNGAGNGSDDDQEK from the coding sequence CTGAACACCCGCCTTGACCACCGCAACCCGCTCGTGTTCGACACACACGAGCTGGGCAGGCGTCCGGGCGCGATGAGGAAGGTCTCCCGCTCGGTGCCGGCCCCCGACGACCTCGGCATCATCGATGTCATCGGGGTGCCCAAGGGCGCCACCGTCGAGCTGGACCTCCGCCTGGAGTCGGTCATGGAGGGTGTGCTGGTCACCGGCACCGCCCATGCGCCGGTCACGGGGGAGTGCGTAAGGTGTCTGGAGCCCGTCGAGCGCGAGCTGGACGCGGACTTCCAGGAGATGTTCTCCTACCCCGACGCCGACACCCGGACCGCCCGCAGGGACGAAGCCGGTGACGACGCCGAGGACGAGGACGCGTTCGAACTCGAGGACGATCTCTTCGACCTCGAACCGGTGCTGCGAGACGCGGTGGTGCTCGCACTGCCGATGCAGCCGGTGTGCCAGGACGACTGCGCGGGCCTGTGCTCCACCTGTGGAGCCCGGCTCGCCGACGACCCGGACCACCACCACGCGGTCACCGACATCCGGTGGGCGGCCCTGCAGGATCTCACCGTGGATCCGAAGACCCAGCAGAACGGTGCCGGAAACGGCTCCGACGACGATCAGGAGAAGTAG
- a CDS encoding winged helix-turn-helix transcriptional regulator yields the protein MAETIEQGAGVRGEAGDDAAFDVFARDCPSRFTLAHVTGRWGSLTLGALREDTLRFNELRRRVDGVSEKMLSQTLHALERDGLVVRDARPTNPPHVEYRLTPLGAQTADRLLALIELVEERMPDVLAAQRAYDEARGAGWQRGQK from the coding sequence ATGGCCGAGACGATCGAGCAGGGCGCGGGGGTGCGCGGCGAAGCCGGGGACGACGCGGCCTTCGACGTCTTCGCGCGGGACTGCCCGTCACGCTTCACCCTGGCGCACGTCACCGGGCGCTGGGGCAGCCTCACGCTGGGGGCGCTGCGCGAGGACACGCTGCGGTTCAACGAACTGCGGCGCCGGGTCGACGGGGTCAGCGAGAAGATGCTCTCCCAGACGCTGCACGCGCTGGAGCGGGACGGGCTGGTCGTCAGGGACGCCCGGCCGACGAATCCGCCGCACGTCGAATACCGCCTCACCCCGCTCGGCGCGCAGACCGCGGACCGCCTGCTCGCCCTGATCGAGCTGGTCGAGGAGCGGATGCCGGACGTGCTCGCCGCCCAGCGGGCCTATGACGAGGCGCGCGGCGCGGGCTGGCAGCGCGGGCAGAAGTAG
- the mutM gene encoding bifunctional DNA-formamidopyrimidine glycosylase/DNA-(apurinic or apyrimidinic site) lyase has translation MPELPEVEVVRRGLDRWAAGRTVASVSVLHPRAVRRHVAGAEDFTARLTGQKLGTPHRRGKYLWLPVTQEAALLAHLGMSGQFLIRPTSAPYETHLRVRFTFADGDGTDLRFVDQRTFGGLSLQDTVPGDPESLPQPLTHIARDPLDPAFDEDAFHAALRRKRTTIKRALLDQSLISGVGNIYADEALWRTKLHYERPTAGLTRPLTAELILHIREVMGDALAAGGTSFDSMYVNVNGESGYFDRSLDAYGREDRPCRRCGTPIRRRAWMNRSSYFCPRCQPAPRASS, from the coding sequence ATGCCCGAACTCCCAGAAGTGGAAGTCGTGCGCCGCGGTCTCGACCGCTGGGCGGCGGGCCGCACCGTCGCGTCGGTGAGCGTCCTGCACCCCCGCGCCGTCAGGCGCCACGTGGCCGGGGCCGAGGACTTCACCGCCCGCCTGACCGGCCAGAAGCTCGGCACGCCCCACCGCAGGGGCAAATACCTGTGGCTGCCGGTCACGCAGGAGGCAGCCCTGCTCGCCCACCTCGGCATGAGCGGCCAGTTCCTGATCCGCCCCACCTCGGCACCGTACGAAACCCACCTGCGGGTCCGCTTCACCTTCGCCGACGGCGACGGTACGGACCTGCGGTTCGTGGACCAGCGCACCTTCGGCGGGCTGTCGCTCCAGGACACCGTCCCCGGCGACCCCGAGAGCCTGCCGCAGCCGCTCACCCACATCGCGCGCGACCCGCTGGACCCGGCGTTCGACGAGGACGCCTTCCACGCGGCCCTGCGCCGCAAGCGCACCACCATCAAGCGGGCGCTGCTCGACCAGAGCCTGATCAGCGGGGTCGGCAACATCTACGCCGACGAGGCGCTGTGGCGTACCAAGCTGCACTACGAGCGCCCGACCGCCGGCCTGACCCGCCCCCTGACCGCGGAGCTGATCCTGCACATCCGCGAGGTGATGGGCGACGCGCTGGCCGCCGGCGGCACCAGCTTCGACAGCATGTACGTCAATGTGAACGGCGAGTCCGGCTATTTCGACCGCTCGCTGGACGCGTACGGCCGGGAGGACCGGCCCTGCCGCCGCTGCGGCACGCCGATCCGCCGCCGGGCGTGGATGAACAGGTCGAGCTACTTCTGCCCGCGCTGCCAGCCCGCGCCGCGCGCCTCGTCATAG
- the smc gene encoding chromosome segregation protein SMC has translation MHLKSLTLRGFKSFASATTLRFEPGITCVVGPNGSGKSNVVDALSWVMGEQGAKSLRGGKMEDVIFAGTTGRPPLGRAEVSLTIDNSDGVLPIEYAEVTITRIMFRNGGSEYQINGDTCRLLDIQELLSDSGIGREMHVIVGQGQLDSVLHADPMGRRAFIEEAAGVLKHRKRKEKALRKLDAMQANLARVTDLTGELRRQLKPLGRQAQVARRAAVIQADLRDARLRLLADDLVTLRDALRAEVADEAALKERKDAVEAELADAVRREARLEEQVRALTPRLNEAQATWYALSQLTERVRGTIGLAEQRHRHATGQPAEERRGRDPEDMEREAARIREQEAELTEALDAAQRALDDTVGHRARLEHRLAEEEGRLRSAARAIADRREGLARLSGQVNAARSKAASAEAEIGRLTAARDEARDRAESAQAEYEELRAEVEGLDADDSELEARFEAARAEQAAADEDFTAAREAATAAERRRAAVAARRDALAPALRRKDGSGALLAGGGDGAGGPLAGVLGPAATLLRVAPGYEVPVAAALGAAADAVAVSGLSVAADALRLLRKEDAGRAALLLGGAPAPDVRAAAAALPAGARRAVDLVSASGELTAAVGLLLRAVVVVDSLEDAEALVTAHPDLTAVTAEGDVLAAHTAVGGSAKAPSLLEVQAQVDEATAELARLEEQCAELADRQRRAKERRSAAAGTVEELGQRRRAAEKAKSSVAQQLGRFGGQARAAAGEADRAATAVGRSQESLAAAREEFEELSYRLSEAQEEPGEEEPDTSVRDRLAADGANARQTEMEARLQLRTHEERVKGLAGRADGLDRAARAERETRARAERRRLRLAYEASVAAAVCDGARGLLDCVQVSLARAEAERAAAEQARAEREAELGQERRRGRELKSELDRLTGDVHKGEVLGAEKRLRIEQLESRALEEHGMEPAGLVAEYGPDQLVPPSLPAEGEILPEDPEDPRNMPRPYVRPEQEKRLKAAEKAYAQLGKVNPLALEEFAALEERHKFLTEQLEDLRRTRADLLQVIKDVDERVEQVFTAAFHDTARQFEGVFSRLFPGGEGRLLLTDPDNMLTTGVEVEARPPGKKVKRLSLLSGGERSLTAVAMLVSIFKARPSPFYVMDEVEAALDDTNLQRLIRIMEELQESSQLIVITHQKRTMEVADALYGVSMQGDGVSKVISQRLRNGKQRTA, from the coding sequence GTGCATCTCAAGAGCCTCACGCTGCGCGGCTTCAAGTCCTTCGCCTCGGCGACGACGCTGCGCTTCGAACCCGGAATCACCTGCGTCGTCGGCCCCAACGGATCGGGCAAATCCAATGTGGTCGACGCGCTGTCCTGGGTCATGGGCGAACAGGGCGCCAAGTCGCTGCGCGGCGGCAAGATGGAGGACGTCATCTTCGCCGGCACCACCGGGCGGCCCCCGCTGGGCCGCGCCGAGGTGTCGCTGACCATCGACAACAGCGACGGCGTGCTGCCCATCGAGTACGCCGAGGTCACCATCACGCGGATCATGTTCCGCAACGGCGGCAGCGAGTACCAGATCAACGGCGACACCTGCCGGCTGCTGGACATCCAGGAACTGCTCTCCGACTCCGGCATCGGCCGCGAGATGCACGTGATCGTCGGCCAGGGCCAGCTGGACTCGGTGCTGCACGCCGACCCGATGGGACGCCGCGCCTTCATCGAGGAGGCGGCCGGCGTGCTCAAGCACCGCAAGCGCAAGGAGAAGGCGCTGCGGAAGCTGGACGCGATGCAGGCCAACCTCGCCCGGGTCACCGACCTCACCGGCGAACTGCGCCGCCAGCTCAAACCGCTCGGCCGGCAGGCCCAGGTCGCCCGCAGGGCCGCCGTCATCCAGGCCGATCTGCGGGACGCCCGGCTGCGGTTGCTCGCCGACGACCTGGTCACCCTGCGTGACGCGCTGCGGGCCGAAGTCGCGGACGAGGCCGCGCTCAAGGAGCGCAAGGACGCCGTCGAGGCGGAGCTCGCCGACGCCGTCCGGCGCGAGGCCCGCCTCGAGGAGCAGGTGCGCGCCCTGACCCCGCGGCTCAACGAGGCCCAGGCCACCTGGTACGCGCTGTCGCAGCTGACCGAACGGGTCCGCGGCACCATCGGCCTGGCCGAGCAGCGGCACCGGCACGCCACGGGCCAGCCCGCGGAGGAGCGGCGCGGCCGCGACCCCGAGGACATGGAGCGCGAGGCCGCCCGCATCCGCGAGCAGGAGGCCGAGCTGACGGAGGCTCTGGACGCCGCGCAGCGCGCCCTGGACGACACCGTCGGCCACCGGGCGCGGCTGGAGCACCGGCTCGCCGAGGAGGAGGGCAGGCTGCGCAGCGCCGCCCGCGCCATCGCCGACCGCCGCGAGGGCCTGGCCCGGCTCAGCGGCCAGGTCAACGCGGCCCGCTCCAAGGCCGCTTCCGCCGAGGCCGAGATCGGCCGGCTCACCGCCGCCCGCGACGAGGCCCGCGACCGCGCGGAATCGGCCCAGGCCGAGTACGAGGAGCTGCGCGCCGAGGTCGAGGGCCTCGACGCCGACGACTCCGAGCTGGAGGCGCGCTTCGAGGCGGCCCGCGCCGAGCAGGCCGCCGCCGACGAGGACTTCACCGCCGCCCGGGAGGCCGCGACCGCCGCCGAGCGCCGCAGGGCGGCCGTCGCCGCCCGCCGTGACGCGCTGGCCCCGGCGCTGCGCCGCAAGGACGGCAGCGGCGCGCTGCTGGCCGGCGGCGGCGACGGGGCGGGCGGTCCGCTCGCCGGGGTGCTCGGCCCGGCCGCCACCTTGCTGCGGGTCGCCCCTGGCTACGAGGTCCCGGTCGCCGCGGCCCTCGGCGCCGCCGCCGACGCGGTCGCCGTCAGCGGACTGTCCGTGGCGGCCGACGCCCTGCGCCTGCTGCGCAAGGAGGACGCCGGACGCGCGGCACTCCTGCTCGGCGGAGCGCCCGCCCCGGACGTACGCGCCGCCGCCGCGGCGCTCCCGGCCGGCGCGCGCCGTGCCGTGGACCTGGTGAGCGCGAGCGGCGAGCTGACGGCCGCGGTCGGGCTGCTGCTGCGGGCGGTGGTGGTCGTGGACTCGCTGGAGGACGCCGAGGCGCTCGTGACCGCGCACCCGGACCTGACCGCGGTGACCGCGGAGGGCGACGTGCTGGCCGCGCACACCGCGGTCGGCGGCAGCGCGAAGGCGCCCAGCCTGCTGGAGGTGCAGGCCCAGGTGGACGAGGCGACCGCCGAGCTGGCCCGCCTCGAAGAGCAGTGCGCGGAGCTGGCGGACCGCCAGCGGCGAGCCAAGGAGCGGCGTTCGGCCGCGGCCGGCACGGTGGAAGAGCTGGGGCAGCGCCGCAGGGCCGCGGAGAAGGCCAAGTCGTCGGTCGCCCAGCAGCTGGGCAGGTTCGGCGGCCAGGCCCGCGCCGCGGCCGGCGAGGCGGACCGCGCCGCCACCGCGGTCGGCCGCAGCCAGGAGTCGCTCGCCGCGGCCCGCGAGGAATTCGAGGAGCTGTCCTACCGGCTGAGCGAGGCCCAGGAGGAGCCGGGCGAGGAGGAGCCCGACACCTCGGTACGCGACCGGCTCGCCGCGGACGGCGCCAACGCCCGGCAGACCGAGATGGAGGCGCGGCTCCAGCTGCGCACCCACGAGGAGCGCGTCAAGGGGCTGGCGGGCCGAGCCGACGGCCTGGACCGGGCCGCCCGCGCCGAGCGCGAGACCAGGGCGCGGGCCGAGCGGCGCAGGCTCCGGCTCGCGTACGAGGCGTCGGTGGCCGCCGCAGTGTGCGACGGCGCCCGCGGCCTGCTGGACTGCGTCCAGGTGTCGCTGGCCCGGGCGGAGGCCGAACGCGCCGCCGCCGAGCAGGCCAGGGCCGAGCGCGAGGCGGAGCTGGGCCAGGAGCGCCGCCGCGGCAGGGAGCTGAAGAGCGAACTGGACCGGCTCACCGGCGACGTCCACAAGGGCGAGGTGCTGGGCGCCGAGAAGCGGCTGCGGATCGAGCAGCTGGAGTCCAGGGCGCTGGAGGAGCACGGCATGGAGCCGGCCGGGCTGGTCGCCGAGTACGGCCCGGACCAGCTCGTGCCGCCGTCGCTGCCGGCCGAGGGCGAGATCCTGCCCGAGGACCCGGAGGACCCGCGCAACATGCCGCGCCCCTACGTCCGCCCGGAGCAGGAGAAGCGGCTCAAGGCGGCGGAGAAGGCGTACGCGCAGCTCGGCAAGGTCAACCCGCTGGCCCTTGAGGAGTTCGCGGCCCTGGAGGAGCGGCACAAGTTCCTCACCGAGCAGCTGGAGGACCTGCGCAGGACCAGGGCCGATCTGCTCCAGGTGATCAAGGACGTCGACGAGCGGGTCGAGCAGGTCTTCACCGCCGCCTTCCACGACACCGCCCGCCAGTTCGAGGGTGTCTTCTCCCGTCTTTTCCCTGGTGGCGAGGGGCGGCTGCTGCTCACCGACCCCGACAACATGCTCACTACAGGTGTCGAGGTTGAGGCCCGGCCGCCTGGGAAGAAGGTGAAGCGGTTGTCGCTCCTGTCGGGCGGTGAGCGCTCGCTGACCGCAGTGGCGATGCTGGTGTCGATCTTCAAGGCACGGCCGAGTCCGTTCTATGTGATGGACGAGGTCGAGGCCGCGCTGGACGACACCAATCTGCAGCGACTGATCCGGATCATGGAAGAGCTTCAGGAGAGCTCCCAGCTCATCGTCATCACGCACCAGAAGCGGACGATGGAGGTCGCCGACGCCCTGTACGGCGTGTCCATGCAGGGCGACGGCGTGTCCAAGGTGATCAGCCAGCGGCTGCGGAACGGCAAGCAACGCACCGCCTGA
- the rpmF gene encoding 50S ribosomal protein L32: MAVPKRKMSRSNTRHRRSQWKAAPVSLVACERCHEPKLQHIACPSCGTYNRRQVIDV; this comes from the coding sequence GTGGCTGTTCCCAAGCGGAAGATGTCGCGCAGCAACACGCGCCACCGCCGTTCGCAGTGGAAGGCTGCGCCCGTGAGCCTGGTGGCGTGCGAGCGCTGCCACGAGCCGAAGCTGCAGCACATCGCGTGCCCCAGCTGCGGCACGTACAACCGCCGTCAGGTAATCGACGTCTGA
- a CDS encoding acylphosphatase, whose protein sequence is MNENVRLTAWVRGRVQGVGFRWWTRATALGIGGLCGYAGNLGDGRVQVVAEGARERCEQLLDWLRHGDTPGRADGVTEIWSEPRGGYDGFEIR, encoded by the coding sequence ATGAACGAAAATGTCCGGCTCACCGCATGGGTGCGCGGCCGGGTGCAGGGCGTCGGCTTCCGGTGGTGGACCCGGGCCACCGCGCTGGGGATCGGCGGCCTGTGCGGCTACGCGGGCAACCTCGGCGACGGCCGGGTGCAGGTGGTGGCCGAGGGCGCCCGCGAGCGGTGCGAGCAACTGCTCGACTGGCTCCGGCACGGCGACACGCCCGGCCGCGCCGACGGGGTCACCGAGATCTGGTCCGAGCCGCGCGGCGGCTACGACGGGTTCGAGATCCGCTGA
- a CDS encoding CAP domain-containing protein → MGRHSRQAQPAAPQPGPHGHRGRRKHHPVRTGLLATSAVMAVGAVAASSGLLSGVTGGLDQDGDGRGSAQADGPADPSRTGSDQPSPQGGTTTAIPGSPGSSAPGTPSASPTKPAAPTASAAPTATRPPASPTATPTRTSSAPTTPVRTTPAVKKPAASPSSDTLSAARAAILSLVNDERATAGCKPLTASSPLDGLAQAFSDDMAARGFFDHTDPDGHTPWDRAKARGIGNLGGENIARGQATAQAVMTAWMNSPGHRANILNCDYTTLGVGIHFGSGGPWWTQDFGF, encoded by the coding sequence ATGGGCCGACACAGCCGCCAGGCGCAGCCGGCCGCGCCGCAGCCCGGCCCGCACGGGCATCGCGGGCGGCGCAAGCACCACCCGGTGCGCACCGGGCTGCTGGCCACGTCCGCCGTGATGGCGGTCGGCGCGGTCGCCGCGTCGTCCGGGCTGCTGTCCGGCGTGACCGGCGGGCTCGACCAGGACGGCGACGGCCGGGGCAGCGCCCAGGCCGACGGCCCCGCGGACCCGTCGCGGACCGGCAGCGACCAGCCCTCGCCGCAGGGCGGTACGACCACCGCGATACCCGGCTCGCCCGGCTCCTCGGCGCCGGGCACGCCCTCGGCGTCCCCGACGAAGCCCGCCGCGCCCACCGCCTCGGCCGCGCCGACCGCCACCCGGCCGCCCGCGAGCCCGACGGCGACGCCGACCCGTACCAGCAGCGCGCCCACCACCCCGGTACGGACCACGCCGGCCGTCAAAAAGCCTGCCGCGAGCCCGAGCAGCGACACGCTTTCCGCCGCCCGGGCGGCGATCCTGTCGCTGGTGAACGACGAGCGGGCCACCGCAGGCTGCAAGCCGCTCACCGCCAGCTCCCCGCTCGACGGGCTGGCCCAGGCGTTCAGCGACGACATGGCGGCCCGCGGCTTCTTCGACCACACCGACCCCGACGGCCACACCCCCTGGGACCGGGCCAAGGCCCGCGGCATCGGCAACCTGGGCGGCGAGAACATAGCCCGCGGCCAGGCCACCGCCCAGGCGGTGATGACCGCCTGGATGAACAGCCCCGGCCACCGGGCGAACATCCTCAACTGCGACTACACGACCCTCGGCGTCGGCATCCACTTCGGCAGCGGCGGCCCGTGGTGGACCCAGGACTTCGGCTTCTGA
- the rnc gene encoding ribonuclease III, with product MSDASAPKQAATDAATETASSHTLLEGRLGYHLEPALLVRALTHRSYAYENGGLPTNERLEFLGDSVLGLVVTDTLYRTHPDLPEGQLAKLRAAVVNSRALAGVSRGLDLGAFISLGRGEEGTGGRDKASILADTLEAVIGAVYLDQGLDAASELVHRLFDPLIEESSNLGAGLDWKTSLQELTASESLGVPEYVVSESGPDHEKTFTAAARVGGVEYGTGTGRSKKEAEQQAAEAAWRSIRKTSAAAS from the coding sequence ATGTCAGACGCCTCAGCGCCGAAGCAGGCCGCGACGGACGCCGCGACGGAAACAGCCTCGTCCCACACGCTTCTGGAAGGGCGGCTCGGGTATCACCTTGAGCCCGCCCTTCTGGTGCGTGCGCTCACCCACCGCTCGTACGCGTACGAGAACGGCGGGCTGCCCACCAACGAGCGGCTGGAATTCCTCGGGGACTCCGTGCTCGGCCTGGTGGTCACCGACACCCTCTACCGCACCCACCCCGACCTGCCCGAGGGCCAACTGGCCAAGCTGCGGGCCGCGGTGGTCAACTCGCGAGCGCTCGCGGGCGTCAGCCGGGGCCTCGACCTCGGCGCGTTCATCAGCCTGGGCCGCGGCGAAGAGGGCACCGGCGGGCGGGACAAGGCCTCGATCCTCGCGGACACCCTCGAAGCGGTGATCGGTGCCGTCTATCTCGACCAGGGTCTCGACGCGGCGTCCGAGCTGGTCCACCGGCTCTTCGACCCGCTCATCGAGGAGTCCTCCAACCTCGGTGCCGGCCTGGACTGGAAGACCAGCCTCCAGGAGCTCACCGCGAGCGAGAGCCTGGGTGTACCGGAGTACGTCGTCTCCGAGTCGGGCCCCGATCACGAGAAGACCTTCACGGCTGCCGCCCGCGTCGGTGGTGTCGAGTACGGCACCGGCACCGGCCGCAGCAAGAAGGAAGCGGAGCAGCAGGCGGCTGAGGCCGCCTGGCGCTCCATCCGCAAAACCTCCGCCGCCGCGAGCTGA
- the coaD gene encoding pantetheine-phosphate adenylyltransferase produces the protein MRRAVCPGSFDPVTNGHLDIIARASRLYDVVHVAVMINQSKKGLFDVDERIALIEQVTSDLGNVQVESFHGLLVDFCKQRDIPAIVKGLRAVSDFDYELQMAQMNIGLSGVETLFVPTNPAYSFLSSSLVKEVAQWGGDISHLVPAPVLQALNTKLRQR, from the coding sequence ATGCGCCGCGCAGTCTGTCCCGGGTCCTTCGACCCGGTCACCAACGGACACCTCGACATCATCGCCCGCGCCTCCCGGCTGTACGACGTCGTGCACGTCGCGGTGATGATCAACCAGTCCAAGAAGGGCCTGTTCGACGTCGACGAGCGGATCGCGCTCATCGAACAGGTCACCTCCGACCTCGGCAATGTGCAGGTGGAGTCCTTCCACGGCCTTCTGGTGGACTTCTGCAAGCAGCGCGACATCCCGGCCATCGTCAAGGGCCTGCGGGCGGTCAGCGACTTCGACTACGAGTTGCAGATGGCCCAGATGAACATCGGGCTTTCCGGCGTGGAGACGCTGTTCGTGCCCACCAACCCCGCCTACAGCTTCCTGTCCTCCAGCCTTGTGAAAGAAGTCGCCCAATGGGGCGGCGACATCTCGCACTTGGTGCCCGCCCCGGTCCTCCAGGCGCTGAACACCAAGCTGCGGCAGCGCTAG